One Besnoitia besnoiti strain Bb-Ger1 chromosome VIII, whole genome shotgun sequence DNA segment encodes these proteins:
- a CDS encoding hypothetical protein (encoded by transcript BESB_083700) encodes MGNLLSSLLPARAQKRLNRLWANGYWLCSNVAWMAATAAITLAAPVIFHYEKECQLFETQAQFYQQQQALLSAGVTGAAAAAGAPPAV; translated from the coding sequence ATGGGCaacctcctctcctcgctgctgccggcgcgcgcccagaAGCGCCTGAACCGGCTGTGGGCGAACGGCTATTGGCTGTGCAGCAACGTCGCCTGGatggcggcgaccgccgccatCACGCTCGCTGCCCCAGTCATTTTCCACTACGAGAAAGAGTGTCAGCTCttcgagacgcaggcgcagttctaccagcagcagcaggcgcttctcAGCGCCGGAGTGACgggtgctgcagccgctgccggagCGCCCCCCGCCGTCTAA